The genomic interval TGCCCCACCGCCCACGCCCTCCTGGCCCGGCCGGGCGCGCCCCTGCTCGAAGCGCTGGACTTCGCTGTGGTCGGCCTCAATCACCAGACTGCTCCCGTCGAGGTCCGTGAGCGGGCCGCGGTGCGCGCCGGTGAGGAAGGCACCCTGCTTTCGCATCTGTGCGCGCACGCGCAGGAAGTCATGCTGCTCGCCACCTGCAACCGCACCGAGGTGTACATGGCGGGCGTCAGCGGTGACCCGCTGTCGGCCTTCGAGGGTGCCTGGGGACACGCGCTGCGTGATCACCTGTACGTTCACCAGGGTGAGGCGGCCGTCACGCACCTGTACCGCGTGGCTGCGGGCCTCGACAGCCTCGTGGTCGGCGAAACGCAGATTCAGGGGCAGGTCAAGCGCGCCTGGATGGACGCCCGCCAACGGGGCCTGACCGGCACCATCCTGAACAAGGTCGCGCAGGGGGCCCTGGCCGCCGGCAAACGCGTGCGCTTCGAGACTGGCATGAGCGACAAGATCGTCAGCGTTTCCAGCGCCGCCGTGGATCTCGCCCAAAGCGCCCTGGGCGGCCTTGCGGGCCGCACGGCGCTGATCATCGGGGCGGGGGAGACGGCCGAACTGACCCTCACGCACCTGCGTGCCGCGGGTGTGGAGGACGTCATCGTGGTCAACCGCACTGTGGAGCGGGCGCGGCAGCTGGCCGAGAAGCTCGGCGGCCGGCCCTGCGCTGTGGAGTACCTGCACGAAGTGCTGCCCGAGGCGGACGTGCTGATCGCGTCCAGCGGCGCGCCCCACTACGTCCTGCACGGCGACGGCGTGCGCGCGGCGCTGCGCCAGCGTCCCGGGCGTCCCATGTTCCTGATTGACATCAGCGTGCCCCGCATTCTCGACCCGAACATCGCCGGGGTACCCGGCGCGCACCTGCACAACCTCGACGACCTGACCGGCATTGTGGCCCGCAACATGCAGAGCCGCCGCGCCGCGCTGCCGCACGCCGGCGCCATCGTCCGTGACGCCGCCGCTGACCTCAGCCGCTGGCACCTGACGCGTCAGGCCCGGCAGCGGCAGCTGGCCCTCGCCTCCGACTGAACGCCGCGTCGTCCCAGGCGCGCTCGCCGGCAGACCTTGCGACCCGCGTTCCACATGCCGGGCGCGTCATCCCTTACCCTGGGCGGCATGTGGACCCGGATTCCCTCCAGCAGCCTGCGCGTGACCGGCGCGGACCGCGTGGACTTTGTGCACGGCCAGATGACGAACAACCTGCGCGGCGCCCCCACGCCCGGCATGGTGCCCTGCGCGTTCCTGAACGTGCGCGGGCAGATCGAACAGTTTGCTCGCGCCTACAAACGTGATCAGGACGTGTACCTTCACCTCGATGAAGGCCAGGCCGAACCGCTCGCCGCCCGGCTGCGCCGTTACATCATTTTCGACCAGGTGGAGGTGCACGACGTGAGCGCTGAGTTGCGCACCGTGCACGTGTGGCCCGGCGCCCTCCTGCCGGGCTGGCAGCCTGACGGCGCGGACGCCCAGACCCTCGACCTGGGCGGCGTGACTGTCCTGGCCGGCCGCGTGAACCGTGTGGGGCACCCCGGTGTGGATCTTCACTACCTCGCGCGGCAGGAGACCGCTGTGCTCGCTGCCCTGCCCGGCGAGGAAGCGCCCCTGGCGACTCTGGACGCCGCCCGGGTGCAGGCAGGCATTCCAGACATTACCCGTGACGCCCTGACCGGCACGCTGCCGCAGGAAGTGGGGCTGGACCTCACCGGCCCGCTGCCTGCCATCAGCTACCGCAAGGGCTGCTACGTGGGTCAGGAGATAATGGCCCGTCTCGAAGCCCGCGGCAACGCCCGTTATCACCTCGTGCGCCTGAACGGTGCTGGCCCCTGGGCGCCCGGTGCAGAAGTCACGGCAGACGGCCGCGTGGTGGGTCAGGCCGGTCTGCACGCCGGGGGGGGCAGCGTGGCCCGGCTGCGCAAGGAACTGCCGGACGGCGCCGCCGCCGAGGTGAATGGGCAGCCCGTGACGGTGCACCTGCTATCCACGCATGCTTGAGGGCGTGGCCCGGGACCTGAGGGCCGGGGACGCCGGAAGTCTGACCCGCGCGGCCCGCCGCTCATTCACGCTCACGTTCCTGGTGCTGGCCGCGCCGGGCGTACCGCTGGGCGGCCTGCTCGCGCTGGTCCGCCCATTGACCCTGCGCAGCCCCGGCTGGCTGGCCGGGGTGGTACTGCTTGCAGGTCTGCTCGCAGCGGCCGCACTGTACCTCGCGCGGCGCACAGCCCGCGATGCTGGCCTCCCTGAGCCGCAGCGGACGCTGGCGGCGGCCATGCAGGCCGCCACAGCGCCGGCTGTGCCGTTCCTGATCGGCTGTGCATTCCTGCGTTCGCCGGGTGTGGTGGCGCTGCTGTGGGTGGTCGCTGGCGCGCTGTTCTTCCTGGCGCGCCCCAGGGGAGGCCCACCGGCCCTCTGAGGACCAGCCCTTACAGCAAGGTCCCCCGCTTCATAGCGGGGGACCTGTCGCGTGCACTCAGCTCAGCGGGACTTGGGGTCCAGCGCGTCGCGCAGACCATCGCCAAACAGGTTGAACGCCAGGCTGAACAGCACGATGAACACAGCGGGGTACACCAGGGTGTACCAGTACTCGGGTTTCAGCCAGGCGCGGGCTGCGTCGACCAGCTGACCCCATTCCGCGAAACCAGGCTCGAAGCCCAGGCCCAGGAAGGACAGGCCGGCGATGCCCAGCGGCACGGTTGCCAGGTCCAGCACTGCAGTCGTGAAGACCGCGGCGATGCTGTTGGGCACCACGTGCTTCATGATCAGGCGGGGGTCACGGGCGCCCAGGCTGCGGGCGGCGTCCACGTACTCCAGCTGCCGGGTGCGCAGGACCTCGCCGCGGATCAGGCGGGCGTAGGAGGCCCAGCCGGTGACGCAGGACGCCACGATGATCGGAATCGTCGGGTCGTAGTCTCCTGCGCCGCTTTGCAGGCGGGCACGCAGGATGGTCAGGATGACCACGGTGAGGATCAAGGGCGGCAGGGAGAACAGCACGTCGATGAAGCGCTGAATCAGGTTGTCGAGCCAGCCGCCGTAGTAGCCGCTGATGGCGCCGAGAATCACACCGATGACGAGGGTAATGCCGACGATGATGAACGACATTTTCAGTGCGGTTCGGGTGCCCCAGACCAGGCCATAGAAGATGTTGTAGCCGTTCACGGTGCCGAACGGCGCTTCGGCGCTGGGCGCGCTGGGCCGCTGCTGGAAGCTGAGGCGCTCCGTGCGGTAGCAGCTGTCGGGCGGCGCGAAGACAGCCTGCCAGAAGGCGCCGCCGCCGGGGTTGTACACCTGGCTGGCTTCGGTGATGTTCAGGTCACGCAGGCAGTTGCCGCTGGGCCTGGCGATCAGCGGAGCGAACACGGCGAGCAGGGCAAACAGCAGCGTGATGATCAGGCCGGTGATGGCCAGCGGGTTACGGCGCAGCTTGCGGACCGCAGGGCTGGTCCAGAACTGCTTGAAGCTGCTGCGGTCCTTTGAGGGGGTCAGGGCGACGGTCATGCGGTCCTCCGGCGCAGGGGGGAGAGGAAGCGGAACATCAGTCGAACCTCACGCGGGGGTCGATCACGCCGTACAGGACGTCCACAATGGTGCTGACCACGACGACGATCACGGCAGTCAGCATGGCAAAGCCCAGAACGGCAGCGAGATCCACACCCACGGCCGCCTGAACCACCCATTGGCCTACGCCGGGGAAGGCGAAGATCGTTTCGGTGATGAGCGAGCCGCCGAGCAGGCCGATGATCAGGAAGCCGCCCAGCGTCACGATGCTGAGCAGTGCGTTGCGGCGGGCATGCTTGTTGTTCACCACGCGTGGCGTGAGGCCCTTGGCGCGCGCGGTGCGCACGTAGTCACTGGTGAGCGCTTCGAGCATGTTGTTGCGCATCACCTTGATCAGGCTGGCGCTCAGCACGATGATGAGCGTCAGGGCGGGCAGCAGCATGTGTTGCAGGGCGTCCCAGGTGATGTCCCAACGGCCGTTCAGAGCGGCATCCACAGTCAGCAGGCCGGTGTAGTGCTTGATGTCACCCAGCGCGAAGGTGTTCAGCACGTTGACCTGCCCGGCGCCGGGCAGCCAGCCCAGATACGCGTAGAACACGGCAAGCAACAGGATGCCCACCACAAATGATGGCAGCGAGTAGCCCAGGACGACCAGCACCCGCAGCAGCTGGTCGATGAACCGGTCCTTGTGCAGGGCGCTGAGCGTGCCGAGCCAGATGCTGAGCAGCAGGATCGGAATGGCCGTGACGATGGTCAGCTCGATGGTGCGCGGCAGGCGTTCCTTGATCGTGACAAGCACGTCCTGACTGCTGGCCTTGGAGTAGCCAAGGTCACCCTGAAGGGTGCTGCCCAGCCAGCGACTGTACTGGACAGGGAAGGGGTCCCGCAGTCCGCGTTGCTCGATGATCTGTTCCAGGCGCGCAGCCTGCTGTTCACTGCGGATGTACGGCGCGGCGCGCTGCTCGGGGGTGAGCAGTTGCGTCAGGCCAACGATCATCAGGGAGAGGACGAGCATCACCACAGGAATCTGGATGAGTCGCCGCACGATGAAATTAAGCATGAGGGCCTCGGTGGGAAGTCTCCCGGCGGTCAGGTCACGGTTGACCGGGGCGGGAGGGAAGAGGGTGAAGAGCGAACTGTGTCTAAGACTGGGCGCTGAGGTGTAATCCGCCCGCTAGCGTATCCAAAACCCCTGTAGAACGCAAAGTATGCGGGGGGGTCGTCCCGGTATAGAGAACCTGTCCGGCGCGCAATCCGGCCTGGTTTCACTGTCTGGCACGGGAAAAGGGCAGCCCGGTCGGGGCTGCCCTGCCTGCCGCGCAGGTGAGTGCGGGCGGGTGATTTACTTCTTGCTGAGTTCCTTCCAGAAGGTGCCGGTGGCGCCGAAGGAAATCATGGGGTTGTAGTTGCTGGCGCTCACGCCGACGAGGCTGTCGCGCACGAAGGTGTAGTTCACGGGCGCGGGGATCAGGATGTACGGGGCCTGCTCGTGGGCCTTCTTGGCGACCAGGCTGTACAGGCGGTTACGCTCGGCCGTATTGACGGTGTTGCGGGCCTGCTCGAGCCACTTGTCAACCTGGGCGTCCTTCCAGTTGTTGCGGGGGAAGTAGTAGCCGTTGCTGCTGTAGAAGGTGTACATGAAGTTGTCCGGGTCGGCGTAGTCGGGCGCCCAGGCCAGGATGACCATGGCTTCCTTGCCGTCCTTGGAGTCCTTCAGCATTTCGCTCCACTGCTTGGCCTGAATGTTGATCCGGAACTTGGGGTTCAGGGCTTCAACGTTCTTCTTCATCATTTCCACGGCCGTCTGGGCGGCCACGCTGCCGGCGCGGTAGTTCGCGGTCAGCGTGAAGCCGTTCTTCCAGACCTGGCCGCCCCAGGCGCGCTGGAAGGCCTGCTTGGCCTTGGCCGCGTCAAAGTCATAGGTGCTGACCTTGGGGTCGTAGCCCGGGAAGGATTCGGGGAGCAGCATGGTGCGCTGTTTGCCCTTGCCTTTCTGCACGTCCTTGATGTACTGGTCGTAGTCGAAGGAGTAGCTGAAGCCGCGGCGGACGTTGGCGTCCTTGAAGAAGTTCGCGGGAATCCCCTTGCCGTCCAGTTTGCCGCTGCCGAGCAGACCGGTATTCTTGATGTTCTCGTTCATGAAGAACGCGCCGGCGGTGGTGTTGGGCAGGTTGTCGATCCACAGCACGCCGGGTTTGCCCCGGACCTGCTCTTCGTCCACGGCGCGGCCACCACCGTCGATGATGTCGGCGTCACCCTTCAGGAAGGCCTGCTGGCGGGCCGCCAGTTCCGAGACCTTCTGAATCACGACGTTCTTGATGGCCGGCTTCTTGCCCCAGTAACCGTCAAAGGCAGTCAGCAGGGTGGCGTTGGAGTCCTTACGAACCAGTTTGTACGCGCCGGTGCCGCTGGGCTGCTGGGCCAGCTTGCTGTTGGTCAGGTCCTTGCCGATCCAGTCCTTCCAGGTGGCTTCCTTGCCGTTCCATTCGCCCAGTTCGGCGGCATGCTTGGCGTCCACAATGCTCTGGCCGGAGAAAGCGAGTTTCGCCAGGAAGGCGGGGTCAACGCTGGGAAGCGTGAAGACAAGCTGACCGGCGCTGGTGCACTCGATGGCCTTGTCGATGCGGGCCCAGGTGATGGTCTTGTCGTCGGCGGCGTTGGCGCCGGTGCCCAGGAGGCTTTCGGCGATGAACCAGTTGCCGGATTCGGCGCTGTTGGTCACGAGGTTGCGCTCGAAGCTGTACTCGGCGTCAGCGCAGGTGAAGGTGTTGCCGCTGTGGAACTTCACACCTTTGCGCAGATCGAAGGTGTAGGTCTTGCCGCCGTTGCTGATGGTCCACTTGGTGGCCAGCAGGGGCTCGAGTTTGGTCAGGCTGGCGCCGCTGTAGGTCAGCAGGGTCTCGTACATGTTCTCGACAACTTCGCCAGAGGCGGTGTCGTAGGTGACGCCGGGGTCCAGGGTGGGGATGTCAGAGGAGGTCTGGTAGACCAGGGTGTCCTTAGGAGCCGCGGCCAGGGCCGAGGTCAGGGTGAGCAGGGTGGCAAGTGCAGCAATTTTTTTCATTGATCCTCCGAAAGGTACTTCGACAACCGGCGCGGGACTGCGTGTGCAGGGACTCGCGCCGTGTTGTCTGGGGGTTGATCGGTGGGCATCATAGCGCACCGTTTCGTGCTGTGGTGTGACGTTCACCCGCTGCCACACGCCAGGACGCCAGGGATAATTCGTGGTGGTGCTGAGAATTCGCCGCTGTCTATCTTTATACAGTCCAAGAAGTCTGGACAGTACTGCTCGTGCTTCACAGGCGTATGGTACGGCACTTGCTGTCCATGTGTACGCCCGAAAGGCATGACATACTGCGCCGCGTGAAGAAGCGCATCCTGCTGCTGGCCGGTGGTCAGTCCGGTGAACATGAGGTTAGCCTCCAGAGTGCCCGCAGTGTCCTGAAGGCGCTTCCCCGCGACCAGTTCGACGTGACGCCCGTGGTGATCAGCAAGCAGGGCCGCTGGCTGCCCCCCACCGAGACGCAGCGGGCCCTGGAAAGCGGAGAGGCGCCCGTCGGCGGCGACCTTGTGCTGCACCGCGCGGCCAGCGCCGAGGGGTACGACGCAGTTTTTCCCTTGCTGCACGGCCCGATGGGTGAGGACGGAACCGTTCAGGGCCTCCTGACCCTGGCCGGAATTCCTTTCGTGGGCAGCGGCGTGCTGGGTTCTGCTGTCAGCATGGACAAGGTCATGACCAAACAGGTGCTGGCGTCCGCGGGCATCGCCCAGGTGGCGTGGCGGCTCGCGGTCCGCCGCGAGTGGCAGCAGGAACCCACTCGCGTGCGGGCCGTTGCCGCGGAACTGGGCTTTCCCCTGTTCGTGAAACCAGCGAACCTGGGCTCCAGCGTGGGCATCAGCAAGGTGAATTCTCCCGCCGAGCTGGACGGCGCGCTGAATCTGGCATTCAGCCTGGACCGCCGCGTGATTCTGGAAGCCATGACCAGCCACCGGCCACGTGAGGTGGAGGTCGGCATTCTGGGCAATGACGCGCCGGTCGCCAGCCCGGTGGGCGAGCTGCAGTTCGAAGCGGAATTCTACGATTACGAAACGAAGTACACCGAGGGGCGGGCGACCATGCACATCCCAGCCCCCCTGCCGGCCGGCGTGGCCGAGCAGGTGCGTGAGACAGCGCTGCGGGCTTTCCGGGCCCTGGACTGTGCAGGGCTGGCCCGCATTGACTTCTTCTTCGTGGAGGAGACCGGCGAACTGCTGCTGAACGAGGTGAATACCATGCCGGGCTTCACCACCACGAGCATGTACCCGAAGCTTTTTGAGGCAGCTGGACTTGGATACAGTGAACTGGTGACGAGGCTGGTGACGCTGGCACTCGAGGAGCGTTGAATCACTGAGCGTAGCAGCGTGAAACGTGAGCTGTAGGATGTCCTTGCCATATTAGTCCGACTGGCTCCCAAGGCCCCCCCAGGACCCTGGCGCTCACGGGGCACCTCGAGCACCTCACCAAACGCTACGCGCCGGGCCTGCCGCCCGTCGTTCATGACCTGAA from Deinococcus taeanensis carries:
- the hemA gene encoding glutamyl-tRNA reductase: MTLACPTAHALLARPGAPLLEALDFAVVGLNHQTAPVEVRERAAVRAGEEGTLLSHLCAHAQEVMLLATCNRTEVYMAGVSGDPLSAFEGAWGHALRDHLYVHQGEAAVTHLYRVAAGLDSLVVGETQIQGQVKRAWMDARQRGLTGTILNKVAQGALAAGKRVRFETGMSDKIVSVSSAAVDLAQSALGGLAGRTALIIGAGETAELTLTHLRAAGVEDVIVVNRTVERARQLAEKLGGRPCAVEYLHEVLPEADVLIASSGAPHYVLHGDGVRAALRQRPGRPMFLIDISVPRILDPNIAGVPGAHLHNLDDLTGIVARNMQSRRAALPHAGAIVRDAAADLSRWHLTRQARQRQLALASD
- a CDS encoding YgfZ/GcvT domain-containing protein — translated: MWTRIPSSSLRVTGADRVDFVHGQMTNNLRGAPTPGMVPCAFLNVRGQIEQFARAYKRDQDVYLHLDEGQAEPLAARLRRYIIFDQVEVHDVSAELRTVHVWPGALLPGWQPDGADAQTLDLGGVTVLAGRVNRVGHPGVDLHYLARQETAVLAALPGEEAPLATLDAARVQAGIPDITRDALTGTLPQEVGLDLTGPLPAISYRKGCYVGQEIMARLEARGNARYHLVRLNGAGPWAPGAEVTADGRVVGQAGLHAGGGSVARLRKELPDGAAAEVNGQPVTVHLLSTHA
- a CDS encoding ABC transporter permease; translated protein: MTVALTPSKDRSSFKQFWTSPAVRKLRRNPLAITGLIITLLFALLAVFAPLIARPSGNCLRDLNITEASQVYNPGGGAFWQAVFAPPDSCYRTERLSFQQRPSAPSAEAPFGTVNGYNIFYGLVWGTRTALKMSFIIVGITLVIGVILGAISGYYGGWLDNLIQRFIDVLFSLPPLILTVVILTILRARLQSGAGDYDPTIPIIVASCVTGWASYARLIRGEVLRTRQLEYVDAARSLGARDPRLIMKHVVPNSIAAVFTTAVLDLATVPLGIAGLSFLGLGFEPGFAEWGQLVDAARAWLKPEYWYTLVYPAVFIVLFSLAFNLFGDGLRDALDPKSR
- a CDS encoding ABC transporter permease, with the protein product MLNFIVRRLIQIPVVMLVLSLMIVGLTQLLTPEQRAAPYIRSEQQAARLEQIIEQRGLRDPFPVQYSRWLGSTLQGDLGYSKASSQDVLVTIKERLPRTIELTIVTAIPILLLSIWLGTLSALHKDRFIDQLLRVLVVLGYSLPSFVVGILLLAVFYAYLGWLPGAGQVNVLNTFALGDIKHYTGLLTVDAALNGRWDITWDALQHMLLPALTLIIVLSASLIKVMRNNMLEALTSDYVRTARAKGLTPRVVNNKHARRNALLSIVTLGGFLIIGLLGGSLITETIFAFPGVGQWVVQAAVGVDLAAVLGFAMLTAVIVVVVSTIVDVLYGVIDPRVRFD
- a CDS encoding ABC transporter substrate-binding protein, with product MKKIAALATLLTLTSALAAAPKDTLVYQTSSDIPTLDPGVTYDTASGEVVENMYETLLTYSGASLTKLEPLLATKWTISNGGKTYTFDLRKGVKFHSGNTFTCADAEYSFERNLVTNSAESGNWFIAESLLGTGANAADDKTITWARIDKAIECTSAGQLVFTLPSVDPAFLAKLAFSGQSIVDAKHAAELGEWNGKEATWKDWIGKDLTNSKLAQQPSGTGAYKLVRKDSNATLLTAFDGYWGKKPAIKNVVIQKVSELAARQQAFLKGDADIIDGGGRAVDEEQVRGKPGVLWIDNLPNTTAGAFFMNENIKNTGLLGSGKLDGKGIPANFFKDANVRRGFSYSFDYDQYIKDVQKGKGKQRTMLLPESFPGYDPKVSTYDFDAAKAKQAFQRAWGGQVWKNGFTLTANYRAGSVAAQTAVEMMKKNVEALNPKFRINIQAKQWSEMLKDSKDGKEAMVILAWAPDYADPDNFMYTFYSSNGYYFPRNNWKDAQVDKWLEQARNTVNTAERNRLYSLVAKKAHEQAPYILIPAPVNYTFVRDSLVGVSASNYNPMISFGATGTFWKELSKK
- a CDS encoding D-alanine--D-alanine ligase family protein: MKKRILLLAGGQSGEHEVSLQSARSVLKALPRDQFDVTPVVISKQGRWLPPTETQRALESGEAPVGGDLVLHRAASAEGYDAVFPLLHGPMGEDGTVQGLLTLAGIPFVGSGVLGSAVSMDKVMTKQVLASAGIAQVAWRLAVRREWQQEPTRVRAVAAELGFPLFVKPANLGSSVGISKVNSPAELDGALNLAFSLDRRVILEAMTSHRPREVEVGILGNDAPVASPVGELQFEAEFYDYETKYTEGRATMHIPAPLPAGVAEQVRETALRAFRALDCAGLARIDFFFVEETGELLLNEVNTMPGFTTTSMYPKLFEAAGLGYSELVTRLVTLALEER